In a genomic window of Jeotgalibacillus aurantiacus:
- a CDS encoding helix-turn-helix transcriptional regulator: protein MTLKTFRTIRRLSDMTATEFAMEIGVSRQLVNHIEQGRKSITRTTATKVRQAFGDDYVNKVEQFIMDTTKGEA from the coding sequence ATGACGCTAAAAACATTCCGCACAATTCGCAGGCTATCCGATATGACCGCTACAGAGTTTGCAATGGAAATCGGGGTTAGCCGACAGCTAGTAAATCACATCGAGCAGGGCAGGAAGTCGATCACCCGGACAACCGCAACGAAAGTCCGCCAGGCTTTTGGAGACGATTACGTCAACAAGGTCGAGCAATTTATTATGGATACAACGAAAGGGGAGGCGTAA
- a CDS encoding tyrosine-type recombinase/integrase: protein MNEKTVINVQPLRTAGEIAEFREAIRVSSRSGQADRNLLLFNIAINTGLRIGDIVKLRVEQVRGRSSIVVSEGKTIKKRTVHLSAIMADIADYIDDLPGATEWLFPSRKGDGHITTTQAYRIYAKAADYIGRDDIGTHTGRKTFGYHYYQRTKDVATLMEIFNHANYTETKRYIGIRDDEIADSLRDFKL from the coding sequence GTGAATGAAAAAACGGTGATTAATGTTCAGCCGTTGCGTACTGCCGGCGAAATTGCAGAATTTCGGGAGGCTATTCGAGTATCGTCGAGATCCGGGCAAGCTGATCGGAATTTGCTACTATTCAATATCGCAATCAACACGGGCCTGCGTATAGGGGACATTGTAAAGCTACGAGTGGAACAAGTGCGAGGGAGATCATCTATCGTGGTATCTGAGGGCAAGACGATTAAGAAAAGAACGGTTCATCTGAGCGCTATCATGGCCGATATTGCCGATTATATCGACGACTTACCAGGAGCTACCGAGTGGTTGTTTCCGAGTAGAAAAGGCGACGGACATATCACAACTACGCAAGCCTATCGTATCTATGCGAAGGCTGCCGACTACATCGGGCGCGACGACATCGGTACTCATACAGGACGCAAGACATTCGGCTATCACTACTATCAGCGGACGAAAGACGTTGCAACGCTTATGGAGATATTCAATCACGCGAACTACACGGAGACAAAGAGATATATCGGAATACGGGACGATGAGATTGCGGATAGCCTACGAGATTTCAAACTATAA
- a CDS encoding TOTE conflict system archaeo-eukaryotic primase domain-containing protein, with protein MTQPNKQLIKKFNELYIQTRSKYLVQFPDRYVTLTYNPGNRVVKLNDGLLQTHLNGDLTYGIFSGGHFNKFMTFDVDVPDEAMSRWATLKLVDVLANEYNVSRSDIHVSLSGSKGYHVDLFFDERVLVTELQRFYREVMVSVGSIPNGQIEFRATWTQGVKLPLGVHQRTGNRCWFVDNFTLEPIESFDYLLSVEPMPASVVTEIDFGLTDDQITEFEHIATSTDTSVNAVDLSQALHNAVRIIETGRLTQSGTRHKTTFTLACFGNSQGWERDDTVSVIMDVLLATPREYFSEGSTPEHWLNEANRLVDYVFDKGITIKESNGHVTIYKSEILAVLDCGTFRQKQLAYAMLVTSKRYGNVFYLTINTAMRMIGTKSRQTVQSAIQKLVDCGFIEYHRKGEIDRARSKEIGQVRYKPNKYRLMIKEPATDEESFRALPEHSVIDVATMLLDTTEIRRFVKRREYDNRWKDAVNGE; from the coding sequence ATGACACAGCCGAATAAACAGCTAATTAAAAAATTTAATGAACTCTACATTCAGACACGCTCGAAATATCTCGTTCAATTCCCGGATAGATACGTCACCTTAACGTATAACCCGGGGAACAGGGTTGTAAAGCTGAACGATGGTTTGTTGCAAACTCACCTAAATGGCGATCTGACTTACGGTATCTTTTCCGGCGGTCACTTTAACAAGTTTATGACGTTTGATGTCGATGTGCCTGACGAGGCGATGTCACGTTGGGCAACGTTGAAATTAGTAGATGTGTTAGCAAACGAATACAACGTAAGCCGTTCCGATATTCACGTCAGTTTGTCAGGTAGCAAGGGGTATCACGTTGACCTGTTTTTCGATGAAAGAGTGCTAGTTACCGAGTTACAACGGTTTTATCGTGAGGTCATGGTGAGTGTTGGGTCAATTCCTAACGGTCAGATTGAGTTCCGCGCAACCTGGACGCAAGGTGTAAAGCTACCGCTAGGTGTTCACCAACGTACAGGCAACCGGTGTTGGTTCGTAGATAATTTCACGCTAGAGCCGATTGAATCCTTTGATTATCTGTTAAGCGTGGAGCCTATGCCGGCAAGCGTTGTTACAGAAATCGACTTCGGACTGACAGACGATCAGATTACCGAGTTTGAACACATAGCCACGTCCACAGATACATCGGTCAACGCAGTGGACTTATCGCAAGCACTTCACAACGCAGTAAGAATCATAGAAACCGGTAGGCTCACGCAAAGTGGAACAAGGCACAAGACGACTTTCACGCTTGCTTGTTTCGGTAACTCGCAGGGGTGGGAACGGGATGATACGGTTTCAGTAATAATGGACGTATTACTTGCAACGCCTCGTGAATACTTTAGCGAGGGCAGCACACCGGAACACTGGCTCAATGAAGCGAACAGGCTCGTTGACTACGTGTTTGACAAGGGCATCACGATAAAAGAGTCAAACGGACATGTCACGATTTATAAGTCGGAGATTTTAGCGGTATTGGACTGCGGTACGTTTCGACAAAAACAGTTAGCTTACGCAATGTTAGTTACTTCTAAACGATATGGCAACGTGTTTTATCTGACAATCAATACAGCAATGAGAATGATCGGCACTAAGTCGAGGCAAACGGTTCAGTCCGCTATTCAAAAGCTAGTAGATTGCGGATTTATCGAGTATCACCGGAAAGGGGAGATTGATCGTGCCAGGTCTAAGGAAATCGGACAGGTACGCTATAAACCGAATAAGTACCGGCTGATGATAAAAGAACCGGCAACCGATGAAGAATCATTCCGAGCATTGCCGGAGCATTCGGTTATTGATGTAGCGACAATGCTTCTCGACACAACAGAGATCAGACGGTTTGTTAAACGAAGGGAGTATGATAACCGATGGAAAGACGCTGTTAACGGAGAGTAA